CGCGTGGCTGCCGACACTGCTTTGGTTGATGGTCATCGCGATCGAATCCACTCCCGCTTTTTCCTCTGCTCACACAGCTCTTTGGATCAGGCCACTGGTAGCGCTTTTCGGTCCCGATGCGCTGCATTATCTCCTCTACATCAACGCTGTTCTGCGTAAGACTGGACACTTCATTGGTTATGGAACATTAAGCTGGCTTGCTTATCGGGGGTGGCGCGAGACCTTGGCGATCCACGAGGAGCTTCAGTATGAGCGACGCCATCGTCAATCGTTGCCCGGTTGGTTCGCCCAAGCTTTGCGTTCTGGCTGGAATCACCGGGCTGCGGCGCTCGCCGTGCTCTCCACAATCGCCGTCGCCGCTCTGGACGAATGGCACCAGTCATTCTTTCCGAGCCGTACCGGTGTTGTCCACGATGTGATTCTGGACTCCTTCGGCGGTATCTTCGCACAGTCTCTGGTGATGTTCATTGCTCTGACGTTTGCTCGCCCGGCCGCACCACGGTCGGCGCGTGAAGAGGTCGGACAAACCTGACAGTCTCTTGTTTCTCACGTTGAGTGGGGGCCCGGGCTAATCGATTGGGAAAGCTCGCACCGACGGCTAGCCGACGGCTCAACGCTGATTGCTGATTGCCAAAAAATCAAGGCAGCATCTCTGCTGCCTTGGAAATCTCCAACTCGAACCGGTTACTGCTGGGGAGTGCTGGGCACTGCACCTTTCATGTGCCCCTTGTGCTCTGCTCTCAGCTGCGCAAACTGTTGCTGCTGTTCCGGCGTGAGGATGGCATTGATTTGGTTGTGCGTGTTCTCGCGGAGTTCCTGCACCTTCGCCTGCTTCTGTTCCGGAGTCAGGCTGGTGTCGGTCCTGAGCGCCCTCATTTGCTGGTGCTGTTGTTCGAGGACCGGCTTCAACTTCGCCTGCTGATCTGCCGTCAGATTCAGCTTCTGCGTGAGCATCTGCATGAAATCGCCATGCTGGTGCGCACTGGCAGCTGCAGTGCTGCCTGTAGAAGGTTCCGTCTGGGGTGCAGCATTCTGTGAGAACGCCGCTATCGACAGCAGAGTTGTGAGTATAAGGGTTAGGGTTAACTTCGACTTCATTACAAAAACCTCCATTGTTTGGGGAAACGCCTGCGGAAGCAATTGGAGTCCGAAGACGCTACCTTAAGAGATTAACCGTGAATTGGAACAAAAGTTGCGTTAGGCGATCGGGCCAGGTCTGACCGTGCAGCCGAACTGTGTAGGCTGAAAAACAAAAAGCGCAACCTTTGACAGGTTGCGCTGATAAATCGTGGATTGGAATTGAGCGCTGGCCCGCTATTCCTTTGCTGGTCCGGGCTCGCTACCTTCTGCAGTGGGAGGAGCTTCGGCACCCGGCGCTTGCGCTTCTTCGAGCGCCTTGCGGGCTTCCTCGGCGCGCTTGGCGCGCGCTTCTGCCCGTTTCTGGCGCTTCTCGTCGATCACCTGCTCACTTCCCATGAGTTCGATGAAGACTTTCTCAGCGCCATCGCCCTTCTGCCAGCCACTGCGGATGATGCGCAGATAACCGCCGTTGCGCTCGCCCATGCGTGGCGCCACTGTGTTGAACAACTTGTCCACAGCATCGCGAGTCATCAGGTATCCCGCTGCCAGGCGCCGTGAAGCCAGGTCACCCTTCTTGCCCAGGGTGATCATCTTCTCCACGTGTGGGCGCATCGCCTTGGCCTTGGTAGCCGTAGTCTGAATGCGCTCTTCTAGAATCAGCGAGGTCACCAGATTGCGCAACAGCGCGCGACGATGACTGGTGTTACGTCCGAGTTTCCATCCTGCTACACGATGACGCATGATCTTTGTCCTTCGAGGCCCCGAATAACCGGTCTCCAAACATGGCCACGGATCAGCACGGATCTTCACGGATTTCTTTTATTTCAGATTTCAATCCGTCGGAACCCGTGCGATGGGTGGCTGCTTATCCAATTCCCCGCTGTCCGTCGCCCAGCCCAAAGCTGCCGACCGGAGACGGCGGAGTCGCGGGCACGGCATTGCCGTGCTCATCAATCTTCATACCCAGGCTCAAACCCATTGAGGCCAGAATCTCTTTGATCTCGTTGAGCGACTTCCGCCCGAAGTTCTTCGTCTTCAGCATCTCGGCTTCACTCTTCTGAACGAGCTCGCCGATGGTCTGAATATTCGCGTTTTTCAGGCAGTTGTAGCTGCGCACCGAGAGTTCCAGCTCCTCGACCGAGCGGTTGAGATTCTCATTCCGGATCTGCGGCTTGCGCTCCTCGGACGGGCTGGTCGCGGTTTCGATCTCCTCCTCAAAGTTGATGAAGATGTTCATGTGATCTTTCACCAGCTTTGCGGCCAGGCCGATCGAATCGGCTGGAGTAATCGAACCATTCGTCCAGACCTCGAGACTGAGCTTGTCGTAGTCCGTGATCTGGCCCAGACGCGCCGCATCCACCGTGTAGTTCACCTTGCGTACCGGCGAATGCACTGAATCGATGGGAATGAAGCCCAAGCCCAGGTCCTCATCGAAATTCTTGTCAGCGGACACATAGCCGCGGCCTCGCTTCAGGCGCATTTCCATGTCCAGCTTGCCGCCCTCGCTGACCGTAGCGATGTAAACGTCCTTGTCGAGAACCTCGACGTCGGAGTCGGTCTCAATCATGCCTGAGGTCACCACTCCCGGTTGCTCCGCCCGCAGATAGATCGCCTTCGGACCCTCACCGTTCAGCTTGAACGGGATTTGCTTCAGGTTGAGGATGATGTCCGTGGCATCTTCCACCACTCCCGGAATCGATTGGAACTCGTGCAGCACGCCCTCGATCTTTACCGCGGTGATGGCCGCGCCTTCGATCGATGACAGCAAAACACGCCGCAGCGCGTTTCCGATGGTGGTACCGAAGCCGCGCTCAAAGGGCTGCGCCCAGAAGCGGCCGTACTTATCGGTGAGTGTCTCGGTTTCTACCGCGAGACGCTTAGGTTTCTGAAAACCTTTCCAAAGCATTCATTTCTCCTTCCGGCCCTGTGGCTCAAGGCAACCCCCATGGCCCATGTTGGGGTGAAGTTGCCAGGGCTGATCGGGCCCGGAAACGGGCCAAACTCTCTCGAGATTCGATTGACTTCGCACCGCCGCGATTGCAGCGGCCGAAGGCAACTACTACTTCGAATACAACTCGACGATCAACTGCTCATTGATCGGCAGATTGATGTCTTCGCGTTTCGGCAAAGCCAGAATCCGACCCTTCATCCCTTCGCGGTCGATCTCCAGCCAGGCCGCCGGCGTTTGATGACTGTTGTATTCCACGGCAGCTTTGACCGCATCGACGTTGCGCGCTTCTTCACGCACCGCAACCTCTTCTCCTACGCTGACCTCATAGGAAGGGATGTTCACCTTGCGGCCGTCAACGGAAATATGGCCGTGACGGACCAATTGACGCGCCTGCCGCCGCGAAAGGGCATATCCCATTCGGTAGACAATGTTGTCTAGCCTGCGCTCCAACTGCTGCAACAGCAACATGCCGGTGACGCCCGGCGTGCGCGCGGCGTACTCGAAGTAGTTGCGAAACTGATTTTCTCCGACGAAGTAGATACGCTTCGCCTTCTGCTTTTCGCGAAGCTGCAGGCCGTAGCCCACGACTTTCGCCTTGCGGTCTTTTCCGTGCTGACCCGGCGCATAGTTGCGCTTTTCCACCGGGCATTTATCGCTGAAGCATTTCGCCCCTTTGAGGAACAGCTTCATTCCCTCGCGGCGGCAAAGTCTGCACACTGCATCTTTGTAACGTGCCAAATTATTCTCCTTCTGCTGACTGGTTTACGGGATTGGCGTTCCGGTCTTCCCAGTCGTCTTTAAGCTGTGATCTTTAGATTCGCTTCCTTCGGAAACGAATCATCAGCTCTACACCCTCCGTCTCTTCGGCGGACGGCAGCCATTGTGCGGCACCGGCGTTACGTCGCGGATCGACCGCACTTCAATCCCGGCAGCGGCCAGAGCGCGAATTGCCGACTCCCGCCCCGACCCTGGCCCGCTTACGCGAACATCCACGCTGCGAACGCCGTGATCGCGCGCCATGTTGGCGGCGTTCATTGCCGCCTGCTGAGCGGCAAATGGCGTCCCTTTGCGCGACCCGCGAAATCCCAGCGAACCCGAACTCTTCCAGGCCAGGGTGTTGCCTTCCTGGTCGGAGATGGTCACAATCGTATTGTTGAACGACGCCTGAATGTGCACCAGACCGAACGGCACACTCTTGCGTTCGCGACGCTTGAACTTCTTCGTCTTGCCTTTTTTCTCCGGCGCTGCCGCGCCGGTTGCTTGCGCTTTTGCCATGTGTCTCTCTATTTTTCAGTAAATGAACTTCTCTGATTGGCTCCTTCAGCCACACTAACAGCCTATGTCTTCGACGTTGCTTTCTTCTTGTTCGCAATCGTGCCCTTGCGCGGTCCCTTCCGGGTGCGTGCATTGGTATGAGTACGCTGCCCGCGCACCGGCAGATTCCGGCGATGCCGGTACCCGCGATAGGATCCAATCTCGATCAGCCGCTTGATATGCATCGAGATGTCTTTGCGCAGGTCGCCTTCCACCCCGCCTTCGCCCTCGATCACCTGGCGAATGCGGTTGACCTCGTCTTCGCCCAGGTCCTGCACCTTTTTCTCGCCGGCAACGTTAGCAGCGTCCAGAATCCTGGCGGCCCGCGAGTTGCCGATTCCGTAGATGTATGTCAGCGCAATCACCACATGTTTGTTGCGCGGAAGATCAACGCCTGCAATACGTGCCATGGTTTACCTCTCATTCCATCGGCTCTTCGCCGTCTGCCTGGCCCAGAGCCAGGCCGGTTGCGCCGCCGTTTATCCTTGGCGCTGTTTGTGCTTGGGATTCTCGCAGATAACGCGCACCACGCCCTGGCGATGGATCACCTTGCACTTGTCACAAATTTTCTTTACTGAAGCCCGTACTTTCATTTCAGTTCCTGACTCCGTCGGCTCACTTGCAGCCGCCATCTACGCGGCCCGATGCCGCTATTTGTAACGATAGACAATTCGCCCGCGGGTTAAGTCGTAAGGAGACAGCTCCACTGCAACCTTATCCCCGGGCAGTATGCGAATGAAGTTCTTGCGCATTTTGCCGGAAACATGTGCCAGCACCTGATGCTTGTTTTCCAGCTCCACTCGAAACATCGCATTGGGCAGCGGCTCGATCACCGTTGCCATAACTTCAATCGCGTCCTCTTTACTCATGCATTCCTTGTGAAATCAAACTCGAGATCCCTCGCTCAAAACGCTCGGGATTTCGGCAGCAGGCTCCCGCTCCGCTCACGCCCGCTCAACGCCTCAACTTGTTCCTGCTAACTCGGCACCCCATATCGATCCTGGCTCGCGGATGCCTCTCGCCACTAC
The sequence above is a segment of the Terriglobales bacterium genome. Coding sequences within it:
- a CDS encoding VanZ family protein, with translation MLYRKSMWRAWLPTLLWLMVIAIESTPAFSSAHTALWIRPLVALFGPDALHYLLYINAVLRKTGHFIGYGTLSWLAYRGWRETLAIHEELQYERRHRQSLPGWFAQALRSGWNHRAAALAVLSTIAVAALDEWHQSFFPSRTGVVHDVILDSFGGIFAQSLVMFIALTFARPAAPRSAREEVGQT
- the rplQ gene encoding 50S ribosomal protein L17 produces the protein MRHRVAGWKLGRNTSHRRALLRNLVTSLILEERIQTTATKAKAMRPHVEKMITLGKKGDLASRRLAAGYLMTRDAVDKLFNTVAPRMGERNGGYLRIIRSGWQKGDGAEKVFIELMGSEQVIDEKRQKRAEARAKRAEEARKALEEAQAPGAEAPPTAEGSEPGPAKE
- a CDS encoding DNA-directed RNA polymerase subunit alpha → MLWKGFQKPKRLAVETETLTDKYGRFWAQPFERGFGTTIGNALRRVLLSSIEGAAITAVKIEGVLHEFQSIPGVVEDATDIILNLKQIPFKLNGEGPKAIYLRAEQPGVVTSGMIETDSDVEVLDKDVYIATVSEGGKLDMEMRLKRGRGYVSADKNFDEDLGLGFIPIDSVHSPVRKVNYTVDAARLGQITDYDKLSLEVWTNGSITPADSIGLAAKLVKDHMNIFINFEEEIETATSPSEERKPQIRNENLNRSVEELELSVRSYNCLKNANIQTIGELVQKSEAEMLKTKNFGRKSLNEIKEILASMGLSLGMKIDEHGNAVPATPPSPVGSFGLGDGQRGIG
- the rpsD gene encoding 30S ribosomal protein S4; translated protein: MARYKDAVCRLCRREGMKLFLKGAKCFSDKCPVEKRNYAPGQHGKDRKAKVVGYGLQLREKQKAKRIYFVGENQFRNYFEYAARTPGVTGMLLLQQLERRLDNIVYRMGYALSRRQARQLVRHGHISVDGRKVNIPSYEVSVGEEVAVREEARNVDAVKAAVEYNSHQTPAAWLEIDREGMKGRILALPKREDINLPINEQLIVELYSK
- the rpsK gene encoding 30S ribosomal protein S11, whose protein sequence is MAKAQATGAAAPEKKGKTKKFKRRERKSVPFGLVHIQASFNNTIVTISDQEGNTLAWKSSGSLGFRGSRKGTPFAAQQAAMNAANMARDHGVRSVDVRVSGPGSGRESAIRALAAAGIEVRSIRDVTPVPHNGCRPPKRRRV
- the rpsM gene encoding 30S ribosomal protein S13, yielding MARIAGVDLPRNKHVVIALTYIYGIGNSRAARILDAANVAGEKKVQDLGEDEVNRIRQVIEGEGGVEGDLRKDISMHIKRLIEIGSYRGYRHRRNLPVRGQRTHTNARTRKGPRKGTIANKKKATSKT
- the rpmJ gene encoding 50S ribosomal protein L36, producing MKVRASVKKICDKCKVIHRQGVVRVICENPKHKQRQG
- the infA gene encoding translation initiation factor IF-1, whose amino-acid sequence is MSKEDAIEVMATVIEPLPNAMFRVELENKHQVLAHVSGKMRKNFIRILPGDKVAVELSPYDLTRGRIVYRYK